DNA sequence from the Deferribacterota bacterium genome:
TTCTTTAACTCTTTTTCCGCCTTTTTTTTCCATTCTCCCAATGATACTTCTTTAAATTTACTCATAGACTACCCTTCATTTTTGTTTTCATTGATATTGATTAACTATATATTATAATATAATATTAAAATTATCAAGATTTAAGGGGTTATTATGGATTTTCTTAAAGGTGATACGCTGTTTCTATTAATTGATTTTCAAGAAAAATTAGCCAATGTAATGGATTGTGATGAGATTGTAAAAGTTAGAAAAAATGCGGAAATCTTTTTAAAGGCAGCTAATATAACCAGTTTACCTGTTATATATACACAACAATATACAAAAGGTCTTGGGCAAACGGTAGAAGAGTTAAGAGTGCTCCTTAAAGGAGAACCTATCGAGAAAACAGCCTTTTCATGTTATAGAGAAAAAAAGTTTGTTAATGCTTTAAATAAAAGCTGTAGAAGACATATTGTAATAAGTGGCATGGAGGCGCATATTTGTGTTTTACAAACTGCCCTTGACCTAATATATAATAGTTTTTTAGTTACTATTATAAGTGATGCGGTTATATCAAGAAATTTAAAAAATCGTGAAAGGGCTTTAAATTTTCTGTCCCTTAAAGGAGCAAATATTTTGCCCCTTGAGTCTTTGTTATTTATATTAGTTGGGGATGCAAAGGATGCTTCATTTAAAGATATCTCAAAATTAATAAAATAGGAGCTGTAAATGAAAAAAATACCACTATTTAGAAGGCTAAGTATTCAAACAATAGGTATAACTATTTTGGCTACTATTGTATTCTTGTTCGTATTGGTACTTATAAATATTGAGATAGGAACTAATTTAGCCTTAAAAGTCAATAAAGATGAATATAAGGAACTTTATGAGGAAATAAATACTAGTATTAAAGCATATTTTGATGATAGAGTAGGGGTTATCAGTCTTATTGCAAAAAGTAAAGAATTTATTGATTTTTTAGAAGATCCTGAAGATGTAGATAAGGCGACTATAGCTTTTAATAATATACATAGATTTAGCAATATCTTTAATGATATAATCGAACTTTCTATAATCTATATGGCTGATAATCCAGTTAAGACATATACAGACAATAAGACTATTGCTGTTTCTAAAGGGGATATAATCTTATCAAATATTGAAAAAAATATTGGGAGTGAATTTCCGCACAGGGAGGTTATGAACAGGGATTTTAAAAGTGATAGCTACTATATAAGCCAAGCTGAATATAATAAAGAGCTTGATGCTTTTTTGATTGATGTGCTTTTACCTGTTAAAGCATTTAAAGGCAGGGCATTAGTCTCAATAACAATAAGCCTTAGTGATTACGTAAAATCCCATATTTCAACTATAGGTGTAGGGGATACTGGCAGAGTTTTATTGTTAGATTCAAATAGGAATATTATCTATAATAAAGGAAATAAAGGAGATAATGGGTTTTTAGAGCTACCAGTTGAGCCAGAAGAGATATTTAAAAAGATTGATAATAGTAATTATGATTTTATCTATGACGTTAAAGGTGAAGGTAAATACAGGTTTTTAATATTCCCTTTAGTGCTTAAGAATAGTCAAGCTACCTATTACTTTGTCGGATATCAGGATTTAGCTGAGATTACAATGTTATCTAAGAGTTTTACACAAAATACTATTATTATGTCTTTGATATTTTTGTTTGTACTTGCAACCTTATTGTATTTCATATTTCAAAAGATTTTTAATAAAAGAATTTGGGATCTTATTAATAAATTTAGGGATAT
Encoded proteins:
- a CDS encoding isochorismatase family protein, which produces MDFLKGDTLFLLIDFQEKLANVMDCDEIVKVRKNAEIFLKAANITSLPVIYTQQYTKGLGQTVEELRVLLKGEPIEKTAFSCYREKKFVNALNKSCRRHIVISGMEAHICVLQTALDLIYNSFLVTIISDAVISRNLKNRERALNFLSLKGANILPLESLLFILVGDAKDASFKDISKLIK
- a CDS encoding methyl-accepting chemotaxis protein, coding for MKKIPLFRRLSIQTIGITILATIVFLFVLVLINIEIGTNLALKVNKDEYKELYEEINTSIKAYFDDRVGVISLIAKSKEFIDFLEDPEDVDKATIAFNNIHRFSNIFNDIIELSIIYMADNPVKTYTDNKTIAVSKGDIILSNIEKNIGSEFPHREVMNRDFKSDSYYISQAEYNKELDAFLIDVLLPVKAFKGRALVSITISLSDYVKSHISTIGVGDTGRVLLLDSNRNIIYNKGNKGDNGFLELPVEPEEIFKKIDNSNYDFIYDVKGEGKYRFLIFPLVLKNSQATYYFVGYQDLAEITMLSKSFTQNTIIMSLIFLFVLATLLYFIFQKIFNKRIWDLINKFRDISESREADLTKKLTIERNDELSLIAKYFNDFIDTIREIIGSTRENMIDVSSAYNQLSSSMEQVARTTSEQSGQISEVASAMEELSASSFEVSETAVNTKEKVESARDKTYEGRKLLQKVVETINIINENTENLSRTVKNLLSSSMHIGNILNVINDIADQTNLLALNAAIEAARAGEAGRGFAVVAEEVRKLAERTTSSTKEIANIIKSLQAESEKADENMLRAKESVDEGVKAVDDTNKIFMDIVSVNDAVFDASSQIESSIKEQAATVSRTNDNVQVIASGIEESSRAITEVTNTIADLQRKVEELKVIVEKFKV